ATTTCCATTTTTGAAAACATTGCATTATCAATTTTTGAAAGTAGAATTAAAAAAGCACAATTGGAGAGACTTCGTTCGTAAAGAAAACCCTGTTGCAGCGGCTTTACTAGCAAAAATGGGATATAATGATAGTGAACGAATAGAAGTGAAAAAAGAATTTCTACGTATGATCGTAAGAATGAATATAGACATGGCAAGACAAACACTTCTAACAGGATTTTTCGAGACGTACTTGAAGTTGTCATCAGAAGAGGAAAATCAATTAATCGAAGAGGTGAAACAAATGGATAAGAAAGAAGGAGAAAAGGTAATGGAAGTGATGGTTTCTTATGAACGTAGAGGAATGGAGAAAGGGATTGAAAAAGGAGTCAACCAAGTAGCGAGTGAGATGTTGAAAAAAGGTTTAGACTTACAACTTATTACTGAAGTGACTGGATTGAAGGAAGAAGAGGTTTTAGGGCTGAAAAATGATAAGTAAAAATATAGGGCTTGTTCTCTAGTGCGTGTGATGCATAGGGGCAAGCCTTTTTTTGTATTTATTACGTTGCCTTCTGTGGGTATGAACATACCGCTGATTTTGGGCTGTGATGGTGACGAAGAGGTACGGACTAAACAAACGTTTGTTTAACTTTTTTTCAACAAAAAAACTTATAATGAAACAGAGAATACGATTCGTTTGTAATTTTCGACGTGTAAGAATGAAGATTTCATCGACATTTTTTGTTTCAAAAATAAAAAAGCCCAATCAGTGGTTGAGCTTTTAGGAGTTATACGTGAAAACGTTCAATTTCATTTTGTAATGATTCAGCTAATTCTTTAATGTTTTCCGAATGTGAATATAGCTCCTCTACAACTGATAGCTGTTCTTCAGTAGAAGCTGAGAATTCTTCGGAGCGCAGGTGATGACGTACAAATAAACATTCGTGAATTTTTCTACGGACAATATAATTTATTAGGTACAAAGATGGGGAGCAGAGAAGAATATAAAAACATGCTACAGTTTATTGAAAAATATAATATCAAACCGGTGATCAATCATATCTATTCGCTCGAAGAATATCATAAAGCCTTTCAAAGGTTAGAATTTATCAAAACAAATTGGGAAAATCGTTTTTTATATTTGAAATTTGTAAGGGAGCGCCTCGCTCTCTTCTTTTAATTTGGAGATTTTTTACCGTGTGGGGAAACTGATAAAATTCAGGTGTCGGAAATTGTCCGATGATGTTAAATAAGTAGAGATAGTGTAGAAAAGTGTTGGTTATAATGATTTTGAAGTGTTATAATAGTCCTATTCAGTTTAAATACTCAGGGCAAACGACTTGAAAAGGTCGGACGCAAAGCTAAAGGGGCTAAACTAAAAAAAGTATGCCAGCCAGCTGCATTCTCTAGAATGATCATACCTGAGGTATGGGCTTTTTTTATTTTATACTATCAGAATTTATATAATTTCGGTTGATAGTATAACGGCAACTAAGGCTTTCGCCATTAGGACTTGCACTAAAGCCTAAGAGCTTCTATGTAAGCACACTTCGCTTGCTCCTGCGCCGCTACGCTTGCTCGTCGCAGCTCGGAGTTTATTCTTGGAGGTATTGCTCGGTGCTCCTGCGGTTACTCGTCGCAGGTCGGAGTTATTTCGACGAAGCTGTTGCTTTGTGCTCCTGCGGTTACTCGTCGGAGGTGAAGAGTACTAAGAATCTCTTTACCGATAAGCCAAGTTCTGTTTAAGAATCTATTTTTTAATAATTACAATTACTACAACGCAGAAATTCAAATAAAAAATGAACAGTTAAGTTAGATTTCTTGGGGGAACAGCTAGAAAAGAAATTGTTCCTACACCATTAATTATCTGACTAGTGGGAAAAGTGCTTCGCGCGATGAAAAAGTTTTGTATAAAAAGAGGGGGAGAGAAAGATGAAACGGAAGTCTGAACAGAAGAAGGCACCTAAAGTACGACTAAAACTGCAAACGAAATTAACGGTACTAATCATTGTTTTAATTTTTTTAATTACTTCATTAAGCACGACGGTTACAGGGGTCGCTCAAAATTATAGTGACAATGTCCTGGTCATCAATGTGGTAACTGCGGGAGTCGGTATTTTGCTAGGTGCTTTCGGTGCTTACGTCATTATCCGCTTGATTCTCAAAAAACCACTAAATGAATTGACGAAATTAGCGCAATCATTTATGGAAAACGACTATACAAAGCGGATTGAATTGAAAACGGGAGATGAATTCGAAACACTATCACATGTGTTTAATGGTACAGCAGATCAAATGCAAAAATTAATTGAGGAAATCCAGCAATCAAGTGGGACGTTGCAAAAAAGAACAAGTGAAATGAAAGAGTCATTAGGTGAGACATTTGAATCTTCAGAGCAGATTGCTTCAAGTGTTGATGAATTTTCAACGGCTTCAGAAAAGTTGGTCGAGGAAGTGGGACGTATTGCTGAAGAAACGACTCAGACTGCTTCAAGTTTACAACAATTTTCGGTCAGTGTTGAACATGTCGATGAATCAGCTTCATATGTCATCGAACAAGCAAAAACAGGAGTAGAAGCGATTTCTAAAGCAAAAGTAAGGTCTGATTCTACGAAAAAACAAGTAAGTGAGACAATCGAAAACGTAAACCAATTGAGTAATAAGTCTCAAAAAATTCATGAAGTCATTGAAATCATTAACGGCATTTCCGAGCAGACAAATTTATTAGCATTAAATGCATCAATTGAGGCTGCTAGAGCGGGTGAACACGGAAAAGGGTTTGCTGTTGTTGCAGATGAAGTAAGAAAACTTGCAACGGAATCAAAAGATTCAACGGTACAAATCCAAGACTTAGTCAATGAGATCCATCATGGCATCGAAGAAATTGTTACAGATACAAAATTAAGTGGAAATGAAATAGATCGGATGGTAGAAGAGGTAGGCAATACGGAACAAACGATTAACAAAATCAATCAGTCTATGTTATCGATAAAAGAGCAAACGGCTGAAATTACACAAACCATTAAAGAACTGACAAATAGTAGTGAACAAGTCGGTGAGTCGGTAAATCATACTTCTGCTGTCGTTGAAGAGTCAAGAGCAAGTACAGAAGAAATTGCCGCAGCGACAGATCAACAGGCAGCCGCAATGAGCCAGTTAAAGAACATGAGCAGTGAATTGCAAGATTTATCTACTAGTTTAGATGCGCTCGTTCGAAAGTTTAAAGTTTCAAGTGAGATGTAAAAAATGATATATCGGTAAAAAGTAAAGAAAGAATTGCAGTTCGGCTTAGATGCATTTAAAATTTAAGTATAATATATTACTAGGTTTAATTTTTTTTGAGAAGAGGAAGAAGAACTACTTACTTTTTCCTAGATACCATTTATACTTAATAGAAAAGAGACTTGGAAGCGAATAGAAGGAGGACAACCATGAGTGAACAATTTAATAAAGCTGTTGTATGTCGGGTTGGTGATGAGGAGTTTGGCTTTCCAATCGAGCAAGTAATTGCAATCGAAAAGCCACAGACGATTACTCCTGTTCCCAAAACCCCTGAACATATTTTAGGAATAACAAAAATTCGTGGCGCCGTAACACCAATTTTAGATTTACGGACATATTTACTAAATCAACATTCTGAAGCAGATGAAAGAAATAGAATCATCCTCGTACAAATTGAGGATACAAATGTCGGGCTTCTTGTCGACCATGCCTATGATGTTCTCGATATCCCTCAAGACAAAGTTGAATCAGTAAATATTGCAGAAAATGAGTTTACGAAATCAATGAATGTTGTAAAGATGGAGGACCGGTTGATCCTCTTGCCGGACATTCAATATATGCTAACAGAAATGGATGCTCACTTATTTCAAAAATTAAAAGAAGTAGTTTAATAAATAAATGAGTCGTCACTGTAAATGGTGTCCTAGGGAGGTGAATGTATGTCAACAGCTACTAGTACGAAAGATTATAATGAGATGATTACTGACGCATTAAATGGTATGGCAAAAGCGATAACTGAAGTCATGTCAGCCAACGTGACAGTCAGCAAACCTTCGATCGTAAAAGAGCCGTTCAGACAAACTGAAATTGGTGTGTTGATTGGAGTGAATGGGGATTTGTCTGGGCAAATACTACTCGAAGGGGAGAGCCAAACGTTTAGTTCTGTAGGAAAAGCGTTATATGGTATGGAACTAGAAGGAGACATGCTAGAATCATTTACTGGTGAATTAGGGAATATGATTTCTGGCAATATGGTTACTAACACTTCAGAAAAAGGGGTATCCTTAGATATTTCTCCACCTACGGTTATCGTCGGAAATTCTAAATATACAGCTTTTGAAAAGTCAATTTGTCTTCCTGTTCATTTAGCAGAACACGGAAAAATTAATACATACATGATGTTAAAAGGAGCAGAATTCAATGGGTAAAATTTTAATTACAGACGATGCTGCATTTATGAGAATGCAACTAAAAAACATTTTAACGAAATTAGGACATGAAGTCGTCGGAGAAGCAGAAGATGGGGAGCAGGCAGTTGCGAAATACGAAGAATTACAACCTGACTTAGTGACGATGGATATTACAATGCCAAACATGAACGGTGTCGAAGCAGTAAAGGAAATTAAGAAGATTAATAGTAATGCTACAATTATTATGTGCTCAGCGATGGGACAGCAATCGATGGTTGTCGAAGCTATTCAGTCTGGTGCAAAAGATTTTATTGTAAAACCGTTTACGGATGAGCGAATTGAAGAGGCAATAAGTAAATTTTTATAAGACGCAAAACGAGGCAGGTACAATGTTGTACCTGTCTCGTTTTTTTAAAAAATTTTTATAAACTGTCTTTATTTATGACATCGATTTTATTAGGGATCTCCCTGCCATATTGGTGGTTATTCCGCTTCAAATGTGAGGGAACAGGCAACGTTTTGCCAATAAAATAGGGACTAAATGAAAAGGCACGTAACATGATTGAAACAAGAACCGCTCCAAAGATAGAAAATGCAATAGCGAAAAGGAAGTAGATAAGCGGATGTAGCCCATTTATGGGCTCTAAATAATAGAGAAAAATTTTATGAAGCAAATAAATATTGAACGAATATTTACTCATAAAAAGAACTGGTTTAGGAACGTGTTTCAGCTGTGATGTTAACATGATTACAAGAAAAATGACTCCAGTTGTATAAAAAATCATGTCCGCTCTTTTTGAAGAAACAACCGTTAAGGTGTCACTTCTAACGAAAAAGATCATCAGAAGCAGTGACATGAGAGTCATGCTAATGATAAGTTTTTTATACTCTGTCACTTTTTCTTTTAACGTTTGATAGTTTTTCCCACAGTAATAGCCTAAGGCAAAGTAGAACACCCACCCTAGAAATGGTAACCAATAGCCCCGTTGCCAAATATACTCGCCTAATGGAATGTTTATTGGCGCCGTGAAATTAAAGTAAGCTAAGTAAGCGACATTCATCATGAATGTGACACATAAAACGAGTTTCGGAGACCATTTTGACAATTGTTTATGTAGCATGACATGCAAAATGTAAAATTGGAAGATAATTAATATGAAATAGCCAGTATAGCCACCTAGAAAAATGTTGAAAAAGGCTTGGTGAAAAAATTCATTTTGTGTACGACTCTCTACACTTGCAAACACAATAGCAAGCGTTAAAAATGGAAACAATAAAAACTTGATTCGTTTCATAAAAAAACCTTTTGGAACACCGTTAGGATATGCATGAGCAAGGAGAAGCTCTGATATGAAAATAAACGTTGGTGTTCCAAAGAAAGCTATAAATCTAATTAAGATAAGAGCATATTCATTGAATTGTGAAATTGTAAATTCGTAATTCGTAAGTGTTGTATTTACAGCATGAGTGATCACAACAGCAATACATGCAAGCGCTCTATGCCAGTATGCTTCATTGATAATCTTTGTTTTCATCAGCAACGCCCCTTGGAAGAATGTAAAGTTGATCGTTTGATTTAAATAGCAGTCATTAAATGGGCACTCATATATGTAAAGAAGCATAATTCATCTTTATAAAATCTTAAGTGAATACGTAGCCATATACCCGTTGAAGAGTGTAAATAATCACTTTTTTTAGGGGAGTGAAAAATGTGCCGATCGTATTGGTTCTTACGTTTTATTCATTTTTTGCGTACAACACGACTCCCCTAACTTCCTTCCTATGGTGTATTAAAAGTTGGAATGTTACTTTTACCAAATTCAACCAAAAGAGTGTACATTCATATACTTCGAAAGAAATTGCAAATCTCTGTCCGAATAGACCGAATATTTAGATGGATGACTCTTGAAGAAAATGCTATTTTCATGTGCGGAGGAAGGGAATACTTCACTACCGGCGAATGAATAATTGAGAGATGTCGTTTTTATAAGAAAGCTTGTCTGACAAGTACAACGAGATTTTAGAATGAACAAGATTTTTCGCTACACGTGAAGGAGATGGCACAATGAAAAATAATTTGAAAATTGAACGAGCAAAGTTACCGGAACGTTTACCCATTCTTAAAATCTCGGAAAACTTGAGCGATGAGGATGAGCTTCGTTCTGGTCAATTGGTTAATTGCACGATTCTTAATCAATTCACAGACAAATTATATTTTGATCAAGTGTTCTTTAAAAATGTGACATTTGAAAATGTTTCGCTTCGGAATATCGAGTTGACTGATGTCATTTTTGATAATTGTAACCTTTCTAATGTTGATTTTAGTGATGCAATTATTCACCGTGCTGTTTTTACTAAGTCAAAGTTAACTGGTGCAAATTTGTCAGGTTCAACTTTTCGGAATGTCATGTTTGAGGAGTGTACAGCGAATTATGCGTCGTTTGGTTTCTCTGATATAAAACATGTGAAGTTCCGTGAGACGTTAATGAACAATGCCGACTTGTATGAATGTAAGTTAAATGGGGTACAGTTTGAGGAATGTAGCCTTGAGGAACTTAACATCGCTGGAACAAGTTTGAAAGGGATTGATTTAAGTAGTTGCCAATTCGAAAACATCACTGTAACTGTCGAACATTTACCAGGGTGTATTGTAACCCCTGAGCAGGCGATAGGGTTTTCTAAAGCCCTCGGTCTTACAGTGAAGGAGTAGTGATTTGAATAACTTATGAATGTTTTGGTTTGTTAGCTAAGCAAATCAGTGTTGTGTATTTAATCAGGGACCGGTGCTTTTATTTTCATTCATAGTGTTTTAGGGAAACTATGGGTCTTAAAGTGGCGTGCGGTGAGACATTTTGTTGGATGGGGATGTCTGACCTCGTTTTTACTTACTTTCGCTTATTTTCTCTTGATTTTTGAGCCCTACAAAATTGAGTCTGACTCAGCTGACCCGGAGTCAAATGTGGTGGACTCAAATCGTGAAAAAAAGAGTATAACTGAATTTACTAAAGGGTATTTTTTATAATTATACAACGAGAGATAACCAAGAAAGGATACTCCAATTATTAGTGGTGCTTGAAACTTTATCACGAGGTATACGTAATAACTAGTTATAGGAGTGTTCAAAATGAAAAAATATATGTTATTTATTATTACGTTTGTAATACTTTTAATCGCTTTTGAAATGATTTCGGGCATGATTGTTACATCGATATTTTTAAAAGATTTGGACATGTCAGAAATAGACGGTGCAACTAGTAGTATAACTACCTACGTGTACTACCCGTATTTGCCTTTAATAAAAGCGGTAATAGCGGCAACTTTTGCTTACGTTGTAGCACAAAAATTTTAATAACACGTAAAAATTAAAAGGAGCGTAGCTGTGCTATGCTCCTTTACATCGTACTTTTTAACTATTATTCCAGTTGTTATTATTCCAGTTGTTGTTATTCCAGTTGTTGTTGTCCCAGTTATTCCCCCAGTTATTATCCCAGGCGTTATTATGCATCGGCATGTATCCAGGTGGGAAGCCATGATTATTCCACATGTGGTTGTCATAGAATGGTTGCTGTCCCATGAATGGATCATGTTGAGCTGGCATTGTCATTTGTGGCCCTCCGAATTGTGGGTGCATTGGCCCCATAGGTCCCATTGGCCCCATATGTCCGAACGCGCATGGATCTGGGCAATGTACGTGCATAGGGTGTTGATGAAAAAATGGATGATGTCTCATATTGCAGTCTCCTCTCCTGTTATCTGTCAACAACATCCTATTCAAGTAACTGGCAGTACGACGTTTGTCTAT
The Bacillus shivajii DNA segment above includes these coding regions:
- a CDS encoding Rpn family recombination-promoting nuclease/putative transposase — its product is MTVDHDRLFKELLTTYFEEFMLLFFPEVYEEIDFSELNFLSEELYTDVTAGEKYRVDLLAETKLKGEDSLIIIHLEPQSYAQDSFNERMFLYFSRLYEKYRRKIVPIAIFSYDTIRNEPNIFEISFPFLKTLHYQFLKVELKKHNWRDFVRKENPVAAALLAKMGYNDSERIEVKKEFLRMIVRMNIDMARQTLLTGFFETYLKLSSEEENQLIEEVKQMDKKEGEKVMEVMVSYERRGMEKGIEKGVNQVASEMLKKGLDLQLITEVTGLKEEEVLGLKNDK
- a CDS encoding methyl-accepting chemotaxis protein; protein product: MKESLGETFESSEQIASSVDEFSTASEKLVEEVGRIAEETTQTASSLQQFSVSVEHVDESASYVIEQAKTGVEAISKAKVRSDSTKKQVSETIENVNQLSNKSQKIHEVIEIINGISEQTNLLALNASIEAARAGEHGKGFAVVADEVRKLATESKDSTVQIQDLVNEIHHGIEEIVTDTKLSGNEIDRMVEEVGNTEQTINKINQSMLSIKEQTAEITQTIKELTNSSEQVGESVNHTSAVVEESRASTEEIAAATDQQAAAMSQLKNMSSELQDLSTSLDALVRKFKVSSEM
- a CDS encoding chemotaxis protein CheW, producing the protein MSEQFNKAVVCRVGDEEFGFPIEQVIAIEKPQTITPVPKTPEHILGITKIRGAVTPILDLRTYLLNQHSEADERNRIILVQIEDTNVGLLVDHAYDVLDIPQDKVESVNIAENEFTKSMNVVKMEDRLILLPDIQYMLTEMDAHLFQKLKEVV
- a CDS encoding chemotaxis protein CheX, whose protein sequence is MSTATSTKDYNEMITDALNGMAKAITEVMSANVTVSKPSIVKEPFRQTEIGVLIGVNGDLSGQILLEGESQTFSSVGKALYGMELEGDMLESFTGELGNMISGNMVTNTSEKGVSLDISPPTVIVGNSKYTAFEKSICLPVHLAEHGKINTYMMLKGAEFNG
- a CDS encoding response regulator — translated: MGKILITDDAAFMRMQLKNILTKLGHEVVGEAEDGEQAVAKYEELQPDLVTMDITMPNMNGVEAVKEIKKINSNATIIMCSAMGQQSMVVEAIQSGAKDFIVKPFTDERIEEAISKFL
- a CDS encoding acyltransferase family protein, whose product is MKTKIINEAYWHRALACIAVVITHAVNTTLTNYEFTISQFNEYALILIRFIAFFGTPTFIFISELLLAHAYPNGVPKGFFMKRIKFLLFPFLTLAIVFASVESRTQNEFFHQAFFNIFLGGYTGYFILIIFQFYILHVMLHKQLSKWSPKLVLCVTFMMNVAYLAYFNFTAPINIPLGEYIWQRGYWLPFLGWVFYFALGYYCGKNYQTLKEKVTEYKKLIISMTLMSLLLMIFFVRSDTLTVVSSKRADMIFYTTGVIFLVIMLTSQLKHVPKPVLFMSKYSFNIYLLHKIFLYYLEPINGLHPLIYFLFAIAFSIFGAVLVSIMLRAFSFSPYFIGKTLPVPSHLKRNNHQYGREIPNKIDVINKDSL
- a CDS encoding pentapeptide repeat-containing protein; amino-acid sequence: MKNNLKIERAKLPERLPILKISENLSDEDELRSGQLVNCTILNQFTDKLYFDQVFFKNVTFENVSLRNIELTDVIFDNCNLSNVDFSDAIIHRAVFTKSKLTGANLSGSTFRNVMFEECTANYASFGFSDIKHVKFRETLMNNADLYECKLNGVQFEECSLEELNIAGTSLKGIDLSSCQFENITVTVEHLPGCIVTPEQAIGFSKALGLTVKE